From one Esox lucius isolate fEsoLuc1 chromosome 11, fEsoLuc1.pri, whole genome shotgun sequence genomic stretch:
- the LOC114840430 gene encoding mucin-4-like yields MKNSSSGGWIQQTDRLSGPSTTALLSITTQTDCQDHQLQPCCLQPLRQTVRTINYSPAVYKHSDRLSKPSTTALLSITTQTDCQDHQLQPCCLQPLRQTVRTINYSPAVYNHSDRLSKPSTTALLSTTTQTDCQNHQLQPCCLQPLRQTVKTINYSPAVYNHSDRLSGPSTTALLSTSTQTDCQDHQLQHCCLQPLRQTVKTINYSPAVYNHSDRLSKPSTTALLSTTTQTDCQNHQLQPCCLQPLRQTVKTINYSPAVYNHSDRLSKPSTTALLSTTTQTDCQNHQLQPCCLQPLRQTVRTINYSPAVYNHSDRLSKPSTTALLSTTTQTDCQDHQLQPCCLQALRQTVRTINYSTAVYNHSDRLSGPSTTALLSVVAVHVH; encoded by the exons ATGAAGAACAGTTCCAGTGGGGGCTGGATTCAACAG acagacagactgtcaggACCATCAACTACAGCCCTGCTGTCTATAACCACTCAGACAGACTGTCAGGACCATCAACTACAGCCCTGCTGTCTACAACCACTCAGACAGACTGTCAGGACCATCAACTACAGCCCTGCTGTCTACAAGCACTCAGACAGACTGTCAAAACCATCAACTACAGCCCTGCTGTCTATAACCACTCAGACAGACTGTCAGGACCATCAACTACAGCCCTGCTGTCTACAACCACTCAGACAGACTGTCAGGACCATCAACTACAGCCCTGCTGTCTACAACCACTCAGACAGACTGTCAAAACCATCAACTACAGCCCTGCTTTCTACAACCACTCAGACAGACTGTCAAAACCATCAACTACAGCCCTGCTGTCTACAACCACTCAGACAGACTGTCAAAACCATCAACTACAGCCCTGCTGTCTACAACCACTCAGACAGACTGTCAGGACCATCAACTACAGCCCTGCTGTCTACAAGCACTCAGACAGACTGTCAGGACCATCAACTACAGCACTGCTGTCTACAACCACTCAGACAGACTGTCAAAACCATCAACTACAGCCCTGCTGTCTACAACCACTCAGACAGACTGTCAAAACCATCAACTACAGCCCTGCTTTCTACAACCACTCAGACAGACTGTCAAAACCATCAACTACAGCCCTGCTGTCTACAACCACTCAGACAGACTGTCAAAACCATCAACTACAGCCCTGCTGTCTATAACCACTCAGACAGACTGTCAAAACCATCAACTACAGCCCTGCTGTCTACAACCACTCAGACAGACTGTCAAAACCATCAACTACAGCCTTGCTGTCTACAACCACTCAGACAGACTGTCAGGACCATCAACTACAGCCCTGCTGTCTACAACCACTCAGACAGACTGTCAAAACCATCAACTACAGCCTTGCTGTCTACAACCACTCAGACAGACTGTCAGGACCATCAACTACAGCCCTGCTGTCTACAAGCACTCAGACAGACTGTCAGGACCATCAACTACAGCACTGCTGTCTACAACCACTCAGACAGACTGTCAGGACCATCAACTACAGCCCTGTTATCTGTAGTTGCAGTACATGTCCACTAG